A DNA window from Impatiens glandulifera chromosome 7, dImpGla2.1, whole genome shotgun sequence contains the following coding sequences:
- the LOC124946007 gene encoding 17.3 kDa class II heat shock protein-like, producing MDMRIMNFDSPAFFQALQNLVDGGAGEKGSAPTQDYVRDAKAMASTPADVKEYPNSYVFIIDMPGLKSGDIKVEVMEENVLIISGERKRGEEEEKDGGAKYVRMERRVGKFMRKFALPENADTEAIAAVCQDGVLTVTVKKLPPPEPKKPKIIQVKIA from the coding sequence atggACATGAGGATTATGAACTTCGATTCCCCTGCTTTTTTCCAAGCTCTCCAAAACCTCGTCGATGGCGGAGCAGGTGAGAAGGGCTCAGCCCCAACGCAGGATTACGTTCGAGACGCCAAGGCGATGGCATCTACGCCGGCGGATGTGAAAGAGTATCCGAACTCGTACGTGTTCATAATCGACATGCCTGGTCTGAAATCGGGCGACATTAAGGTGGAGGTAATGGAGGAGAATGTTCTGATCATCAGCGGCGAAAGGAAGAGAGGGGAGGAGGAGGAAAAGGATGGCGGCGCAAAGTACGTAAGAATGGAGAGAAGGGTTGGGAAATTCATGAGGAAATTTGCCTTGCCGGAAAATGCAGATACGGAAGCAATCGCGGCTGTCTGTCAGGATGGGGTTTTAACTGTTACGGTTAAGAAACTGCCGCCGCCGGAGCCCAAGAAACCTAAAATCATTCAGGTGAAGATTGCTTGA